From the Gossypium hirsutum isolate 1008001.06 chromosome A02, Gossypium_hirsutum_v2.1, whole genome shotgun sequence genome, the window tatgattggatgattttgtgaaaatttcgttaataaattttatcgatagagtgtccaatttgattaataggactaaattacaatatgtgcaaaatatgtgttctagaagctagagatgtctaattgctataaaattttaaattggaggtccttaaatagtaattagaccattatacactaagttggacaaaaatggacatggttaggtgaaatttcaaagtttggcattaagggcattttggtcatttggttaataaagacaaaataaaacaaataaaagatgttcatctttctaatttcatcccCAATAGCCGAATTCCAAGGGtcaccatagctaaggttttggccaagcttccaagctcaattgtaagttcgtctttgtcccctttttaatgatttttatgtttttgaagttgtctcaacctaatctaactatttcaaggactaatttgaaagaaaatcaaagtctaaaattttacccatgtaaaatatttgtgtattttgatgtttaatggtagaaaatgcatgtttggtgttagataaacaacatttaccaagtgatttttgatgaaaatgtcaaatagggacctatttgtaaaagctataaaatgtgtgtaaaaatatgaatatatgaaatatttGGACTATTATGAGAAAGGAATAGGTTCGACTAAGCTTgagtgtgatgaaattgaatgaaaatcattttacgagcctaaggactaaaatgtaaaaagttgaaaacttaggggcaaaaatgtaattttttccataaggtgttttggggattaaattgaataatgtgatgattgaatgagttaaatttgatattatagatcaagaaagaagaggttttgacctagaccggggaaagaacaaggttgtaaACTAAATCAAACTagtcattttgtaccgaggtaagttcgtacgttaaAAATAAGTTTTAGAATAATTGCACTTAAATGAtgtaatattgcatgaattgtatgtttgattatgtgaatgagtatAATTCTACGAACAAGTTCGATGTCAATTCGGCAAGTGagaagtcccgttgaaccttaggaatagattaggatacaagtgacatgtcacttgatCTATAATTCGCAacattatgtgttatgtgattatgtgatccgggtgctggtcttgtacatcctaccggtggctgagtataccggcatatgttgcggaacttgacagcttgtgtgagtaggcccgtcgATAGCTTGAGAGCGAgcgattatgtgatatgagattggggtagcattggctacatatgtggcacttagtgtgcaaaaatcccgagtatccgacattattattccaattggttcacgggtatgtcaaagataaGAGTATGTGTAAATTCATTTCCAGATGattcaggtatgtacataaataaagctcatgtttattaaatgcttgaaacggtgaatatgaggtaagtttgtggtaGAATGAGTTATGATCATGAgactatggtaaatttacatttaattatgttataatatttaaatgctatatgcatggtaaggttgcttatttcttgtatacgagcttactaagaaaTATAGCTTAATCCatttattttttcatgttttatagtgtctcCAAGCTAACTCGGATCAGAGATCTTCGGAGattcgattcacactatcaaactctcattttggggtattgatgatcttagtattttaaaagtatgacatgtatagggacttggtcattttgttatatgtgtcattatgattttagctgatgtattggcttgtaatagtCAAATGCTTGATTTGGTATTTGGCAGTGTAAATTAGCTTATTTTGGCTAAcgtggttgtaagcctaagtatattcatatatgtgccaatgtctttagtgatatggtcatggtatgcttggtgaataATAGAACATGATTTATAGCATGGATGTGAGatgtttggaaatgtgatttattGAGAAGATGATAAATTTTTGGACAATTAGGTGTCTTGAAAGCAGTAAATTAAGGcttaatgaatgtgaaatttgtatGATTGATTTAGGGCATAATAAATGTTGTGAGTATGATAGATGTTGCTATTGTATTGGCATGTGTTGGCCATAATTGTGGGTGTTTGGGTTGCCTAAGTATATTATGTTTTATGCCATTGAATTGGTGTCTGTGTATGTATGAATAAGGTGGCAAATGACTtcgtaaatagcctttattttgtccgcacgggtagacacacaagtGTGTGTCCAGgtaatatcatggcccaaagccaaatcagctgatatgcatggcccgaagccaaatcagttTGTCTCACACACAAAGTgatatatcatggcccgaagtcAACCCACtgtaatccctaatgacatgtcactagtatcctaaactattctaaggttcaaccaggatttcgaATGCCAAATACCATTGAATCATTGTCGAATCATCGTCGAATCACTATTGATCATATCTATAGTCTTGTATTCAcaattatacaatatcaaagcatatgaaatacatttatattaaaacttataatatacgaacttaccttggttgCTAAAACGGTGAATCCGGTCAACTATTCCGTAACTTTGTTCTTTCCTCGTTTTAAGTctgtatttctcctttcttgatctaatcatattcaaaattgacttatttaataatctctctattcaatttagtccaaaatacactttaaagcacttttacacatttgcccctattgtttcacatttttataatttagtccttaactcataaaatgaaaattcatgtaATTTTAATCATATCCAAATTAGCCAAATTATCACTATATCCATATCAGCGcataattctcattatttcaaatttttaaccataaaatttacatatttctcaatttaatccctattttgcatttttctcaaaaatcacttaacaaaacttgtataattcataataaataatcataatctatcatcaaatatcaaaactcatacatattcatcaatgataactttcaaaatctttaatagttttgcaaaatagtcactgggctagctagtactagttgcaacaatctcaaaaacataagaaatcatcaaaaacggattgaaattgcaTACCTAATCAAAGAAAACAAGGTTTTTGAAACTTCAAACCCCCATGGCTACCATTCTTCCTCAATTTCAGTTTCTAAAATACTAGTGGAAGATGATacctaatttgttttattattataacctttaacaaaccaaattactaaattaacctttaacttaattcatcaaaattcatttacgcatgtccatctttgtccaataacattaaaaatggtttatttaccacataaggacctctactttaaggttctatagctattagacacctttaactattagaactcaagttttacgctttacgcgatttagtcctttttaccgaattaagcattcaaacgataaaattacttaacgaaaCTTTCAAACATACATGCTATCTGctttaaacacttaaaataatattaaaataatttttttcgaccttaaatttttggtcccaaaaccactatttcgatttgaccaaaaacgggctgttacagttgTGCTATTcaaacgagcttgcaaagctgaagagttaagtaaggaaaagagaaaagatgagtttgaggctagagattcTATAAAGAGGACTAtgaataagtcatttcaatcttttTCAAAGAAATCGAGAGATTTGTATGCTCACTCTAATGCTTCAGTCGGGCATCCCAACAAAGATCGTGGAAAGCAATATTCGagttctaaggcccaaactacatCCATAACGAGCGTAGGTAATGCTAGGTCTAATAAGCCTGAATGTCAGCACTGCGGTAGATGACATCCTGGTGAATGTAGGATGAATAACCGGACTTGCTTCAAATGTGGCTCCTAAGATCACTTTATCTGAGACTACTTTGAAATGGCTGACAAAGATAATTTTTAGAATGCAAGATTGAGTAACATTGCTGCTAAAGGGAGAACAATGAGAAATATTGGAAACAAGACCATTAGTAGAGGAATATCCAAAGACTCAGCTATGAGATCGGAAGCTAGAACACTTGCGAGAGCTTATACTATTCGTGCTCACGAGGATGCATCCTCCGCTAAAGTGAtaactggtatattttctctttatgttactaatgtaattgcattaattgatcctagatcgacttattcctatatttgcatgaatttggtatctaatAAGAATTtgtctgttgagtctactgagtttgtgattaaggtgtcaaaccccctaggcaaacatgttctagttgataaagtttacaatagttgtcctttaatgattcggggtcagtATTTTCTGACTAACTTaatgctttttccatttgatgagtttgatgtgatacttgcaatggattggttgactctacatgatgttgtagtgaattgtagacaaaaggttattgaattgaaatgttaaaacAATGAAACTCTTCAGGTTGAGTCGGATGAGTCGGGTgaattgcctattgtgattttgTCAATGTCAGCTCAAAgatatgtaagaaagggttgtgaagcattTCTAGTGTATGTACTAAATGCTAAGGTGTCTGAATTGAAGATCAAATCTGTGtcggtagtttgtgaatatccgaaCATGTTCCCAGAAGAGTTTCCAGGGTTACCACCGGTTAGAGGTGGTGTTTGCTATTGATTTGGTACTGGGGATTacaccaatatcgatagctccatatagaatggctctgactgaattgaaagaattgaaaactcagttgcaagagttggtagataagggttttgcgagactgagtttttctccctaAGGTGCACCAATGTTATTTGTCAAGAAGAAAGACGAATCCATGAGACATTGTATCGACTATCACCAACTCAACAAGGTTATGATAAATAACAAGTATAtgttaccgaggattgatgatttgtttgaccagttgaaatgGGCAACAGTattctcgaagatagatttgagatctaaTTATTATTAGctgagagttaaagactcggatgtgccgaaaatcaCATTTAAAACGAGGTATAGgaactatgaatttcttgttaagccttttggattaactaatgctcctgctgttttcatggatttaattAATCGGATCTTCCGACTGTATTTAGTTTGTAGTTGTATTATTGATGAGATTTTGATTTTTTCTCGAGATGAGtttgagcatgccgaacatttaagaattgtattgcagactttgagagataagaatttgtttgctaaattcagaaaaagtgagttttggctctaagaagtcagatttttggggcatattgtctcAGCGAAAGGTATAAGAGTTTATCTGAGTAAGATTTCGACAATTGTTGATTGGCAACTGCTGAGAAATGTatccaaggttagaagctttttgggcttagccgggtattatcgacattttgttaaaggattttcgatgattgctacacctatgacAAAGTTGTTACAGAAAAatattaagttcgagtggtcggAGAAATGCCAAAaggttttgaacagttgaaagcattgttaactgaggcactaGTATTAGTGCAACTTGAgtcaggaaaagagtttgtgactTTCATCTATGCGTCATTGAACAgtcttggatgtgtgttgatgcaagagggaaaagtgatagcttatgcaaGAGGGAAAATTGATTTTCATCGAggcattgtgtttgctttaaatatttggcgacaccatttattCGGTGAGAAGTGTCGCATATTTACTGATCGtaaatgactcaaaaggatttgaatttgagacaacaaaGATGACTcaagttgttgaaagactataaATTAGTAGTcaattatcatccgagaaaggaAAATGTAGtcgttgatgctttgagtaggaaatctttgtttgctttgagagtaaTGAATACGCGACTGACTTTATCTAATGATGGCTTGAttatagctgagttgaaagcttgGCCGATATTTCTTCagtaaatttgtgaagctcagaaaagtgacaaagaacttcaagctaaaagagttcagtgCGAATCGACTAGTTTTCAAATTGGggctgatgattgtttgatgtttcgaggtaggatttgtttacCGAAAGATATCGagcttatttagaaaattcttcaCGAGGCATATAGTAGTTTCCTGTTTGTTCCCCTAGGAAGTATGAAAatgaataatgatttgaagaaattgtattggtggtcaggtatgaaacgagatatttctgaattcatagcgagatgtttgatttgtcaacaagtaaaggccgaacaccaagtacctttgggtttacttcagAATGTGATGATTCCTGGgtggaaatgggacaaaattATGATGGATTTCGTCACTGGATTACCTCTGACTCCGAATAAGAAAGATGTTGTTTAGGTCGTTATTGATAGATTGGCAAAATTGGTGCATTTTATTTCGGTATGTaccgactattcacttgataagctagttgaattgtacattgctgaaattgttagattgcatggaatgcctatttctattgtttcggatagagatccgaggtttacgtctcgattttggaagaagttacaagaggttttgggcacaaagttgcattttagtacagcatttcaTCCGCAGACCGACGGTCAATCTGAAAGGACAATtcaggtactcgaagatatgcttcgctgttgtgttttagagttcgaaggtagttgggagaaatatctagtTTTAGTCGAATTtacttataacaacagttttcagtcgagtataaagatAGCACTGTATGAGGCATTATAAGGTCGCAAGCCTCGAACTCCTTTGTACTAGACCGAGCTCAGTGAGagacagattcacggggttgatttggttagagaaaccaaagaaaaagtgaaaataatttatgattgtttgaaagcagctaTGGATAGACAGGAATCATACGCGGATctaaaacgaaaggaaattgaattgcaagtcagtgataaggtatttctaaaagtgtctTCGTGAAAGgaaattcttagatttggtcgcaaaggcaagcTGAGTCCGCTCTTTATTGGTccgtatgaggttattgaaaggaTAGGACCAGTGGTTTATCGGCTAGCTTTACCGTCGGAATTAGAGAGaatccacaatgtgtttcatgtgtctatgttgctatgatatcgatcagatccctctcatgtgatttcaccaactgaggttgagatttgacccgacatgacttatggtgaagaaccgatcaagatcctagctcgagaagttaaacagttgagaaataaaaatatagccctagtgaaagttttatggcatagacatggggtcgaagaagctacgTAGGAAACCGAAGAAATTATGAGAAAACAGtaaccaaacctcttttctagtaagattttcagggatgaaaatccctaaagcgggggagagttgtaacagcccatttttgggtcaaatcgtaacagtggtttcgagaccacaaattcgaagtagaaatattaattttattattatgttaaggtctacagtatgattgaataattgtgtgaaaaatttgttaaatttttatcgattgagtgtccaatttaattaataggactaaattacaataggtgcaaaatatgtgttctagaagctagaggtatctaattgctataaaattttaaattagaggtccttaaatggtaattagaccgttATACTCTAAGttggataaaaatggacatggttaggtgaaatttcaaagtttggcattaagggcattttggtcatttggttaataaagacaaaataaaacaagaaaaagatgttcatctttctaatttcatcccCCATAGCCGAATTCCAAGGGtcaccatagctaaggttttggccaagcttccaagctcgattgtaagttcatctttgtctcgtttttaatgatttttatgtttttgaagttgtctcaacctaatctaactatttcaaggactaatttgaaggaaaatcaaagtctaaaattttacccatgttaaatatttgtgtattttgatgtttaatggtagaaaatgcatgtttggtgttagataaacaacatttaccaagtgattgatgaaaatgtcaaatagggacctatttgtaaaagttgtaaaatatgtgtaataatatgaataaatgaaaaatatggactatTATGAGCAAGGAATAGGTTCGACTAAGCTtgggtgtgatgaaattgaatgaaaatcattttacgagcctaggaactaaaatggaaaaagttgaaaagttaggggcaaaaatgtaatttttgccataaggtgtttttgggattaaattgaataatgtgatgattgaatgagttaaatttgatattatagatcaagaaagaagaggttttgacctagactggggaaagaacaaggttgtaaACTAAATCaaactattagccattttgtaccgaggtaagttcgtatgttaaaaataagttttagaataattgtatttaaatgctttcatattgcatgaattgtatgtttgattatatgAATGAGTATAATTCTACGAATGAGTTCGACGATGATTCGGCAAGTGAGAAGtctcgttgaaccttaggaatagattaggatacaagtgacatgtcactagggtcattatgtgttatgtgattatgtgatccgggtgctggtcttgtacgtccaactggtggctgagtataccgacaTATGCTGCGgatacttgacaacttgtgtgagcaagcccgtCGATAGCTCGATAGTGAGTGATTATGTGATTTGAtattgaggtagcattggctgtGTATgtagcacttagtgtgcaaaaatcccgagtatccgacattattatttcgagtggttcatgagtatgtcaaagatgagaatatgtgtaaattcatttcaagatggttcaggtatgtacataaagctcatgtttattaaatgcttgaaacggtgaatatgaggtaagtttgtggtaGAATGAGTTATGATCATAAgactatggtaaatttacatttaattatgttataatatttaaatgttatatgcatggtaaggttgcttatttcttgcatacaagcttattaagctatatagcttactacgtttatttttccatgttatATAGGGTCGCCAAGCTAACTCGGATCGGAGATTGTCGGAGAttcaaatcacactatcaaactctcagTTTGGGGTATTGGTGATCTTAGTATTTTAAAAGTATGGCATGTGTAGGGACttgatcattttgttatatgtgtcattatgattttagccgatgtattggcttgtaatagtCAAATGCTTGATTTGGTATTTGGCCGTGTAAATTagcttattttggctaatgtggttgtaagcctaagtatattcatatatgtgccaatgtctttggtgatatggtcatggtatgcttggtgaataATGGAACGTGATTCAtagcatgaatgtgaaatgtttggaaatgtgataTATTGAGGAGATGATAAATTTGTGTACAATTAGGTGTCTTGAAAGCAGTAAATTAAGGcttaatgaatgtgaaatttgCATGATTGATTTAGGGCATAATAAATGTTGTGAGTATGATAGATGTTGCTATTGTATTGGCATGTGTTGGCTATAATTGTGGGTGTTTTGGTTGCCCAAGTATATTATGTTTTATGCCATTGAATTGGTGTATGTGTATGTATGAATaaaggtggcaaatggcttggtaaatagcctttattttgttcacacaggtagacacacgggcgtgtgtcctggctGTATGTGACACATAGCCTATCCCATGGGCAtctgttttggccgtgtgtcccctgcaccttaattttgagaaacagaatgctcagaattgagcacacgtgCGTGTACCTCAGCTGTGTGGACGGCATGGCCtcgaacacaggcgtgtgccctggccgtgtgaagtctgcacctattttatgaaaattaattttctacacggtttagcacacgggcgtgtgacttggccgtgtgatcccaatttgttcatgagttacaagtcagagagttacacggggtcgggacacgagcgtgtgtgaccatacggcctaatcacacgggcgtgtcctataTCTACACGGGCACGTGACCCTGTTAAgtgcaaaaattttctaagttttgtaaaaatttctaaagttctcggtttattcccggaccactcccaaagcatatttcgggcctcgtaggctcgtattacggactttatgattaattgtaaatggttttaatttggacggaAATTTATGGCtcggaattgtatgattgtttgtgtggtaagtccagtaatgcctcaaaccctgttTCAACATTGAATACGgatatggggtgttacaggattaatgtaataaaaatgataaacattaaaattaaaatttaatattatattaaaaaaacaaaacaaagaatttaaaaatgtataaattctAATGCATTGATATTAGCCTATTGGTCGAATGTCCATCTTCTTTAAAATTAATGTGTTCAAATCatccttataaaaaaaatatagatatgtataataaAAAACACATATACTATAGTATGTATAATATATAGAGTAGATATGGCACGCATGCTTcacatttattattaaattgatgaaaattaGTATACTACTAGCTTCcatatattttactttttgaattaatttaaggAATATGTGATTTTCGCATCTCCTTATCCAATAAACTGTAACCAAAATTAATCTGATCTGATGCACCACACTTGGCTGGATTCTACTTTCCTCAATCAACATCTTTCCAACTTTCATCCCATATATATAATTGGATGGGGAAATACAACTGTCTGGgatagaatttaaatttttatacctACATTTATTATTAAAGCAAGAGATTCTGTACattctttttcattattgtttctcataataatttgaatatatattaattatttaaattttatataatctgaattataaaattttatataaatataatattttaaattaaaataaatatatgaaccTCATATGATGGCTTGATTTTTAAAAGTAGTTACTGTCTTAAATGTGACCTGTATTTAAATCGCACTAATCATATTTATTGTTCTAACTTTTCTATATTACTGTAAATCcaaatttcaaaataaacaagAGCAGAACTCAATTATAGTTTGTTTTTTTCTGGCTAAACTttggaacaaaaagaaaaaagaaaaagaaaaagcaaaagtgAGAGGGAGAGGGATAGGAATAGGAATAggggtttttattttgtttgtctTTTAGGGAGAGGGTCCATATAAGTGCACTTTTAAGTTAGTGGAATGGTATCAATTTGTAAAGACATAAAAATGAAGTTCCATTGGAAGTGAGGGATTCAGGGTTTAAAAGCTATGCTATTTTTCATATTGATGAATCAAGGTTTCCATTCGGCCATTGTAATTTAGATCTGCCTCAAACCCTAAGGATTGATATTGATATTCATATATTGCAAAAGGAAAACTTTTTATTTGCCACCGACAAACCAAATATACATGAATTATTTCCAATACTCCAAAATAATCCACTAAAGATATTAGGAGCTGCTTAAATGCTTTCAACTCCAAAACCATATTTGATCGCATGATTAACATAGAGAAGTTTATAACGAAAGAATAAGTGAAAAATCCAGGGCTTTTCTTATTTGTTTTATCAACAACAAAATTAGAACCCCCCAAAAAGAAATTAAGCATGAACAACTCCCTCCAAACATGGAAATTATTAACAGAGGCAAAGATATGGTTCTGTCATAACTCAGGCAGTAGTGTTGTTATTTTGGAGCTTCAAATCCTTGTAAAACCTGTTAATGAAGTCCTCAGCAGCCTTATCTACGTTGCCATTACCTTCATCAACATCTCTTAAAGGGAAAGGAGAGTCGGTTATTCTAAGTTGTCTCACCACTGGAGTTTGTCCGAACCCTGGTAACATAGGGGAAGCCGCAATAACAGCAGCATCGCTTTCCACTCCCATGTTGTTGTTGAGCATCTCCAAGACAACCTTGAAGGCGTTCATGGCGGCGGTGTCGTCGTCGTGAGTAGGAGGCGCGTGGGTACAAGCGAACAAGTGGTGGTAGTAGTTGTTAATGCTGTTCTTCTTCTTGGTGGGGATGTTGAAAGGGAAGATGTAGTTAGGGGTGTTGCTGCAGCTGAACTCGTACTCCTGGGCCGGCGCCGCCGCCGATGAAGAGACCTGGTGGCGGTGGAACATGGGGAGGTTGGCAATGGCTTTGGTGCTGGCTATTTTGCCGCGTTTGAGCAACATGTTGAGATCAACCATGAGCTTTCTTTTGGATAATATGCCCTTTTTCATCATGAAGAGAACAGCTCTTACTATGCTCCATACTCTTTTGGCTATCACTGGTGGATTTTGTTCCATTGCTTTTGACTATATTTGATTTATTGCTGACTTTTGAGGGAGAGAGAAGCAATTATTTGTTCGAGTTTGAGGGAGAggaggggaggggaggggaggggagggCTCTATATAAAGGGAAAGAATAGCAAGGGGAGAACAcaaatgttttttaatttaacaagtaaattaattatatattagaatttctttatttctttatcaattttgaaatcttttttctTCTACTttaatctatcaaacttttcaaCTTAGTCcatttcaataaaattattaaactttgCAGTTAAATCGTTCATCTATATAATTAATAGCTCAACAATTTGTATGTAACAAATAACAAAACTCAGCATGCcccttaaatgaaatttttttatttaagttttttaaaatttttaaaattttaaattagaaaggctctcctaaaatataataatttgatttaattatttaaaaattataaagaggTAGACTATTAAattggtgaaattatatttttgctataataaaaattacaatttaatttcggcccctaaaaaagtttaaaataaaaaatttaacttgcTATTATTtataagtaaagaaaagaaattaataattaaacttatattttttaatttttattcttcattttcatttcatagtTCATATTCGAGATTCGTAATTATCCCTTccaacatttaattaaatttaattcgttttaaaattaatttaatttgattttaatttaaataataattaaaaatatttattcagaTTTATTTAAAACACTATATAATAttagtaatatatatttaaaaaacattaagaaAAATCCAACCATTATCCCTCTTCTCTACCGGTTGCTTGCTCCAATCATTTTTGGTAGGTGGTGATTAGGTTGGCTAAAGCCCATGAGAGCTTTGGATGAAGAAAGTGACAGCTAACTTTAGACCACTGTTTTGGAGGCTAAATAGCGAAATTTATATGTTTGTGTAGAAAAAATTGATTTGTCTTAACTGAGCATATAACATATGAATTACAGTAATATTTGGTTCACTTACGTTGATTAGATGTTATTTAAAGAGTAAATTTACTTATCTTCCAACtatgatttaaattttaacaCTTATCAGTGTAGCAATTTCATACTTACATtatacatttaaattattttccgtTAAATTTCTCTATGAAAAACTTTATTTGTACTTGTTTTACTTACAAACACATTTACTAAAATAGGTTCC encodes:
- the LOC107951914 gene encoding uncharacterized protein, with product MEQNPPVIAKRVWSIVRAVLFMMKKGILSKRKLMVDLNMLLKRGKIASTKAIANLPMFHRHQVSSSAAAPAQEYEFSCSNTPNYIFPFNIPTKKKNSINNYYHHLFACTHAPPTHDDDTAAMNAFKVVLEMLNNNMGVESDAAVIAASPMLPGFGQTPVVRQLRITDSPFPLRDVDEGNGNVDKAAEDFINRFYKDLKLQNNNTTA